The proteins below are encoded in one region of Rhododendron vialii isolate Sample 1 chromosome 7a, ASM3025357v1:
- the LOC131332519 gene encoding uncharacterized protein LOC131332519, whose translation MAAATVTISSSTTRSLTLHRILPTSRFCSLSSCSHLSKSILHPRLRKPSQPPQRKLTVRATRTESKGVSIGFRAPDFQLPEPLTGKIWTLDDFESYPALLVMFICNHCPFVIHLKKDIVKLSNYYMGKGLAVVAISSNSVATHPQDGPEFMAEEARLSGYPFPYLYDESQDVAREFRAVCTPEFFLFRKDGRRPFELVYHGQFDDSRPSNNVRVTGRDLSLAIDCVLSGQPVSSVQKPSVGCSIKWHP comes from the coding sequence atgGCAGCTGCCACGGTAACCATATCCTCTTCCACCACACGTTCACTAACCCTTCACCGCATTCTACCCACATCCAGATTTTGTTCTCTATCCTCTTGTTCTCACCTCTCAAAATCCATCCTCCACCCACGACTCCGCAAACCTTCACAACCGCCGCAGCGAAAACTCACCGTTCGAGCCACGAGGACCGAGTCCAAAGGCGTCTCCATCGGATTCAGAGCTCCTGACTTCCAGCTTCCCGAGCCACTCACCGGAAAAATCTGGACACTCGACGACTTCGAATCGTACCCAGCATTACTCGTCATGTTCATTTGCAACCACTGCCCCTTCGTCATACACTTGAAGAAAGACATCGTGAAGCTTTCGAACTACTACATGGGCAAAGGGCTTGCAGTTGTGGCGATATCTTCGAATTCAGTGGCCACGCATCCACAGGACGGGCCCGAGTTCATGGCAGAAGAAGCGCGACTATCCGGGTACCCTTTCCCTTATCTTTACGACGAGTCGCAAGATGTTGCGAGGGAATTCAGAGCCGTTTGCACGCCGGAGTTTTTCCTGTTCAGAAAGGATGGTCGGAGGCCGTTCGAGCTGGTTTATCACGGCCAGTTTGACGATTCACGGCCGAGTAACAATGTGCGTGTTACCGGAAGGGACCTGAGCCTTGCTATAGATTGTGTTCTCAGTGGCCAACCAGTTTCTAGTGTTCAAAAACCAAGTGTCGGGTGCAGCATAAAGTGGCATCCATAG
- the LOC131331923 gene encoding F-box protein At5g07610-like, producing MRKRRKAILNILPSEISPTAESIANNVDLLTEILLRVPAGSIMRFKCVSKHWLFLLSDSQFATNHSIRNPRPSISGLYFYIKETLKSVSLHGRRNLPPLPFFDGLGEPSKIRVTHSCNGLLLCYNSHFDGYRHRRQYVVCNLTTKKYTILPKYEGSVHGLDACLAFDPSKSPHHYKVVLVRDNRCQMDVYSSQSLSWKIVPVRQTSCGRGVFWNGAIHWLTDDNLLLKFDVDVEEMTAMPNPQSPKILPLDKKRYFGQCGDGLILIQCRSRHPSGFRILELEKDYSGWSVKCRVNLRPLISEFPEMTRRIYSNKFKVLCVVKGENERDFALVLAIPGRIVSYYVKHKTWDVLRDLAPGESIEYGLNGYFAVDDYVYPFIENLFPC from the coding sequence atgagaaagagaagaaaggcGATTCTCAACATTTTACCGTCTGAAATCTCACCGACGGCGGAATCAATTGCCAACAATGTCGATCTCCTCACAGAAATCCTCCTACGTGTTCCGGCGGGATCCATTATGCGATTTAAGTGCGTGTCCAAGCATTGGCTCTTTCTCCTCTCCGACTCCCAATTTGCCACCAACCACTCCATCCGAAACCCTAGACCTTCGATCTCAGGCTTGTATTTCTACATTAAAGAAACCCTCAAATCCGTCTCCCTTCACGGCCGCCGGAATCTCCCGCCTCTCCCCTTCTTCGATGGTCTCGGAGAGCCATCTAAAATTAGGGTTACACACTCCTGCAACGGCTTACTGTTGTGCTATAACAGTCACTTCGATGGTTATAGACATAGACGGCAATACGTTGTTTGTAATCTCACCACAAAGAAATACACCATACTTCCTAAATATGAGGGTTCAGTTCATGGTCTTGATGCTTGCTTGGCTTTTGATCCTTCAAAATCACCTCACCACTACAAAGTTGTATTGGTCAGGGACAACCGTTGTCAGATGGATGTCTACAGTTCACAGAGTCTATCTTGGAAAATAGTTCCCGTTCGCCAAACCAGTTGTGGTCGTGGGGTCTTTTGGAATGGAGCAATCCACTGGTTAACCGATGACAATCTTCTATTGAAATTTGATGTTGAtgtagaagagatgacagcaATGCCAAACCCTCAGTCGCCCAAAATTCTTCCTCTAGACAAGAAGAGGTATTTTGGACAATGTGGTGACGGTTTGATTCTTATTCAGTGTCGTTCACGTCACCCCAGCGGATTCAGAATCCTTGAGCTGGAAAAGGATTACAGTGGTTGGAGTGTCAAGTGTCGGGTCAATCTTAGGCCCTTAATATCTGAGTTTCCTGAGATGACAAGGAGAATCTACTCCAATAAATTTAAAGTATTGTGTGTTGTGAAGGGAGAGAATGAAAGAGATTTTGCACTCGTGTTAGCTATTCCTGGAAGAATTGTTTCCTATTACGTGAAGCACAAGACGTGGGACGTGCTTCGGGATCTAGCGCCAGGTGAATCAATTGAATATGGTTTGAACGGCTATTTTGCTGTTGACGACTATGTGTATCCTTTTATTGAAAACCTATTTCCTTGTTGA